One window from the genome of Hydractinia symbiolongicarpus strain clone_291-10 chromosome 1, HSymV2.1, whole genome shotgun sequence encodes:
- the LOC130640445 gene encoding sodium channel protein 1 brain-like isoform X3 translates to MGRKSWRRGVRNYAFESDDEDDYHFQSSGPPCEERNETSLQKYFAPRYKQKTFLVLASRLGKVYVYRFNKSKSLWLFGPTNVIRKSIIYMITNQIFEFFVILTILVNCVFLALDNAPEEAEYVFTAIYTTEMILKIIAKGFVFHSFAYLRDPWNWLDFIVVLLGYMTLAPGMMVNFSGIRTFRVLRALRTISAIEGLKTMVNALLKSMRMLSDVLILTAFFICVFALVGLQLFSGDFHNKCVKSNLTISENKTWLQEIKKTSNWYEPIQICGNVTGSMVCPSNYTCLPDVGENPNFGFTSYDNFGWALLTSFQLVTLDFWEDVYLHIGSSMGPWYVFYFMIVIFFGSFYLINLVLAVVAVSYQQETAHNADLESQYEFLRQVASSYSLHKRILPKLLFDDPNIDSISNLSCVKQGPSVIILSSTSNTSKATSNTIALGRVFHPKRARNQNKGSDTPKTIANQKLTSIINRVKLDRVKDKLRNDISTNKTNAGNAPLTRKLNIASVRSVGRTLHVPTASNQTRRPTVTRRASNKAKTQTKKHDSLSVKKPSLSSRVSSRLNADTQTQFPEPFADVDKEDLKPSQKLRLKVYNFVMSPWFELGVTLFILLNTICLALEYDRMNPKFKQALDISNHTFTGIFIVEMVLKLIAFSPFGYVKSKWNIFDGLVVILSVIDLCIEIATTTDNGDFTIIRSLRLFRVLKLAQSWSTMRLLLSAIGRSLNALGNLTLILGIIVYVFAVVGTHVFGDSYKPEKFEDNQVPVWNFNNFGHSIMVIFRVLCGEWIEPLYDCMQTTGTWAAAFFMPALIVGNFLVLNLFLALLLNSFADQAMEEELKKRNSMKSKLKWISSTRKLARLQNAFKGQRIGPDAGSQMPSIAASNGAAKATMEEELQKSTLENKDVIGSTEFQNGNAVPSTIVNLGIAQNKNENGLGAFRANISPTHSLYSCNSQLSSPKKENKNNNNNNNNNNDAYGKLDPFCPSLPCCFFGDEKTKFKNETWTKFRMQIKTLIENKWFENGILVLIAASSLILVFEDIYLSTKPNLVKALDILNIIFCVLFFFEFVLKVIGLGVYTYVKNPWNCLDFVIVMVSIVSVINIYTNSANNIKTLRSLRTLRALRPLRAVSRWDGMRIVVNSLLKAIPSIGNVLLVCLVFWLIFSILGVQFFGGKFFKCVDHNGNRLDAKIIPNKTACLVSGYSWKNSHVNFDNALNGFLPLLQVATFEGWIEVMRDAVDATKIDEQPVRENNFVAYFYFVIFIIIGAFFILNLFISVIIDNFYRLKKQYDDGGTIEVFLTTEQKQWFSTVKKALTKKPKRIIHRPQNYYHAKIFDLTISPKFETFTMFMILSNIFIMMFQHYQQPAEYTKMLHIVNIVFTVIFIIEMIVRIIGLRHQYFTDKWNLFDFVIVILSVVGIILEYMNVILSVTPSVLRVARVLRIGRLLRYFNSAKGIRRLLVALVISLPALVNIGALLFLILFIYAIIGMSNFGYVRKHGALNNVVNFETFGNSVLVLFRLASSAGWNEVLDALMVQPPDCDPNYKNIPNGNCGSPWIAVVYLVTFILITYLIIVNMYIAVILENFNQAHEQEEIGITDEDIEMFYAVWQLYDPLATQYIEFEKLPYLVANLGAPLGIPFPNKVAVHNLNLPMRNDDKIHCIDVLQALLERFLGNMDQADTEHYDNMKKTIDQKLQAAFPIRQKDDMKTTTMDRLKEVKAALVIQRHFRNWKAKTQKLGEPNKKYSNDSVFHSFISVRGSKTPHTNRTRKKPIHRLLSDAKVSNRIRTSTITTISPILGVKIGELLNNGNSSIDSHRLRRSRSARENSSGTNLNCLNVIERQRPVSCTADGKLQVTTDAQVYSSLAIRSDVVSDSEECPTNNANNIKISITNAESETNVDFEENITPFLDKVNVHYNITDSESSLPASIGNSSLEDLSFVTISNSQQSLVPKVSKRRQDLALPHVKL, encoded by the exons ATGGGAAGAAAGAGCTGGAGGCGTGGTGTTCGAAATTATGCTTTTGAATCTGATGACGAAGATGATTATCACTTCCAAAGCAGTGGACCGCCCTGTGAAGAGAGAAATGAAACATCTTTACAGAAGTACTTTGCACCGAGATACAAACAAAAG acTTTCTTGGTACTTGCTAGTCGACTGGGTAAAGTTTACGTATATCGGTTCAACAAGTCCAAATCGTTGTGGTTATTCGGACCGACAAACGTCATTCGGAAAAGCATAATTTATATGATAACAAATCAGATTTTTGAATTCTTTGTAATTCTAACTATCCTAGTCAATTGTGTTTTCCTGGCATTAGACAACGCTCCAGAAGAAGCTGA ATACGTTTTCACTGCAATATACACGACAGAAATGATTCTTAAAATCATTGCCAAAGGTTTTGTGTTTCACAGTTTTGCATACCTACGAGATCCATGGAATTGGTTAGATTTTATTGTTGTTCTGCTTGG ATACATGACTTTAGCACCAGGAATGATGGTGAATTTTTCTGGTATAAGAACATTTCGGGTGTTGCGAGCTCTTCGGACAATATCAGCCATTGAAG GTTTAAAAACCATGGTCAATGCGTTATTAAAATCCATGCGGATGTTATCAGATGTGTTAATACTGACTGCGTTTTTTATATGTGTGTTTGCACTTGTTGGACTTCAGCTATTTTCTGGCGACTTTCATAACAAATGTGTCAAAAGCAACTTGACAATCTCTGAAAATAAAACGTGgctgcaagaaataaaaaaaacat ccAACTGGTACGAACCAATCCAAATATGTGGAAACGTTACCGGTTCAAT GGTATGTCCGTCCAATTATACATGTCTCCCAGACGTTGGAGAGAATCCCAATTTTGGCTTCACAAGTTATGACAATTTTGGTTGGGCTCTGTTGACGTCATTTCAATTAGTCACGCTTGACTTTTGGGAGGATGTATATTTACAT ATTGGTTCATCTATGGGCCCCTGGTATGTGTTTTATTTCATGATTGTCATCTTCTTTGGTTCGTTTTACTTAATTAACTTGGTGCTAGCTGTCGTGGCTGTATCTTATCAACAAGAAACTGCACATAACGCGGACTTG GAGAGCCAATATGAATTTCTTCGTCAGGTTGCATCCTCTTACTCGCTCCATAAAAGAATTTTACCGAAGTTGTTATTTGATGACCCAAATATAGACAGTATAAGTAATTTATCATGCGTAAAACAGGGTCCAAGCGTCATTATTTTATCCAGCACTTCAAACACATCTAAAGCAACAAGTAATACTATCGCACTTGGACGTGTATTTCATCCTAAAAGAGCTAGAAATCAAAACAAGGGATCAGATACACCGAAAACAATAGCCAATCAGAAGCTTACAAGTATCATAAACAGAGTAAAATTAGACAGAGTGAAAGATAAATTAAGAAATGATATATCAACAAACAAAACCAATGCAGGCAATGCACCTTTGACGAGAAAGCTTAACATTGCAAGTGTTAGAAGCGTAGGGAGAACATTGCATGTTCCTACAGCTAGCAATCAAACGAGAAGACCAACTGTAACAAGAAGAGCAAGTAATAAAGCTAAAACACAAACAAAGAAACACGACTCTCTCTCTGTCAAAAAGCCGTCTCTTAGCTCTCGTGTATCAAGTCGTTTAAATGCTGATACGCAAACGCAATTCCCAGAACCCTTTGCAGACGTTGATAAGGAAGATTTAAAGCCATCACAGAAGCTtcgattaaaagtttataactTTGTGATGAGTCCTTGGTTTGAGCTTGGTGtgactttgtttattttattaaatactATATGCTTGGCGCTGGAATATGATCGAATGAATCCAAAATTCAAACAAGCTTTGGATATATCGAATCAC ACATTCACTGGCATTTTTATCGTTGAGATGGTGTTAAAGTTAATTGCGTTCTCCCCGTTTGGATATGTGAAAAGCAAATGGAATATATTTGATGGTCTGGTCGTCATCCTAAGTGTAATAGATCTCTGCATTGAGATTGCAACGACCACTGATAATGGCGATTTTACCATAATCAGATCGTTACGACTG TTTCGAGTGTTAAAACTGGCTCAATCATGGTCCACAATGCGATTGCTACTATCAGCCATCGGCAGGAGTTTGAACGCATTGGGAAACCTAACCTTAATTCTCGGCATTATTGTTTATGTATTTGCTGTAGTAGGAACGCATGTATTTGGAGATAGTTACAAGCCTGAAAAATTTGAAGACAATCAG GTTCCTGTCTGGAATTTTAATAACTTTGGTCACTCTATAATGGTCATATTTCGCGTTTTGTGTGGTGAGTGGATCGAACCTTTGTACGATTGTATGCAAACCACTGGAACATGGGCTGCTGCCTTCTTTATGCCAGCTTTGATCGTTGGTAATTTCTTG gttttaaatctgtttttggctttgcttttaaaCTCTTTCGCCGATCAAGCTATGGAAGAGGAACTGAAAAAGCGAAACTCAATGAAATCAAAACTAAAATGGATATCGAGTACACGAAAGCTGGCAAGACTTCAAAATGCCTTTAAGGGGCAAAGAATTGGTCCAGATGCAGGTTCTC AAATGCCTTCTATTGCAGCATCAAATGGAGCTGCAAAAGCAACAATG GAAGAAGAACTACAGAAATCTACATTGGAAAATAAAGATGTGATTGGTAGTACTGAATTTCAAAACGGAAACGCCGTTCCAAGCACAATAGTAAACCTTGGCATTGCTCAAAATAAAAACGAGAATGGCCTTGGTGCATTTCGAGCTAATATATCACCAACACACTCTCTGTATTCCTGCAATTCACAATTAAGCAGcccaaagaaagaaaacaaaaacaacaataacaacaacaacaacaataatgacGCTTATGGAAAACTAGATCCATTTTGTCCGTCTTTGCCTTGTTGCTTTTTTGGAgacgaaaaaacaaaatttaaaaatgaaacatggACAAAGTTTCGAATgcaaattaaaactttaattgaAAACAAATGGTTCGAGAATGGAATTTTAGTGTTGATTGCTGCAAGCAGTCTCATACTG GTGTTTGAAGACATTTATCTTTCAACAAAACCAAACTTGGTGAAAGCActtgatattttaaatataatattttgtgTACTGTTTTTCTTTGAGTTTGTTTTGAAAGTGATCGGGCTTGGTGTGTACACCTACGTCAAAAATCCGTGGAATTGTTTGGATTTTGTTATTGTAATG GTATCTATCGTCAGCGTGATCAACATTTACACAAATTCAgcaaacaatataaaaacactGCGTTCCCTTCGCACATTGAGAGCATTGAGACCATTACGTGCTGTCTCGAGATGGGATGGAATGAGG ATTGTAGTGAACAGCTTATTAAAAGCCATTCCAAGCATTGGTAATGTACTGCTTGTGTGCCTGGTGTTTTGGCTCATTTTCAGCATCTTGGGCGTCCAGTTTTTTGGAGGGAAATTCTTCAAATGTGTTGATCACAATGGAAATCGATTAGATGCAAAAATAATTCCAAATAAAACAGCTTGCTTGGTTAGTGGGTACAGCTGGAAAAATTCTCATGTTAATTTTGATAACGCTTTGAATGGATTTTTACCATTACTGCAAGTCGCCACATTTGAAGGTTGGATTGAAGTTATGCGAGATGCTGTCGATGCAACTAAA attGATGAACAACCTGTgagggaaaacaactttgttGCTTACTTTTACTTcgttatttttataataatcggCGCCTTTTTTATTCTAAATCTCTTCATTTCCGTCATCATTGATAATTTTTATCGGTTAAAGAAACAGTACGATGATGGGGGTACTATTGAGGTGTTCCTCACAACGGAGCAGAAGCAATGGTTCTCAACCGTAAAGAAGGCTTTAACGAAAAAGCCAAAAAGGATAATACATCGCCCACAG AATTACTATCACGCGAAAATATTCGACTTAACGATCAGTCCAAAATTCGAGACGTTCACAATGTTTATGATTTTGTCAAACATTTTCATCATGATGTTTCAACACTATCAACAGCCTGCAGAATACACAAAGATGTTGCATATAGTAAACATTGTCTTTACTGTTATTTTCATCATTGAGATGATTGTGCGCATCATTGGATTAAGACATCAATATTTCACCGACAAGTGGAACTTATTTGACTTTGTTATCGTCATTCTTTCTGTCGTGG GCATTATTCTTGAATACATGAATGTGATCCTATCAGTTACACCTAGTGTACTAAGAGTAGCACGAGTGCTGAGAATTGGTCGACTTTTACGTTACTTCAACAGTGCCAAGGGAATTCGCCGTCTACTTGTTGCATTAGTTATCTCGCTGCCGGCTTTAGTCAACATTGGAGCATTACTTTTTCTTATCCTATTTATATACGCTATAATTGGTATGTCGAACTTTGGCTACGTTAGAAAACACGGAGCATTAAACAATGTTGTTAATTTTGAAACATTTGGAAATAGCGTATTAGTTTTGTTTCGATTAGCCAGTTCGGCAGGTTGGAATGAGGTTTTAGATGCATTAATGGTACAACCGCCAGATTGTGATCCAAACTATAAAAACATTCCCAATGGCAACTGCGGCAGTCCATGGATTGCGGttgtgtatttagtgacttttatCTTGATAACTTATTTGATCATTGTCAACATGTACATTGCTGttattttggaaaattttaatcaAGCTCACGAGCAAGAGGAAATAGGAATTACAGATGAAGATATAGAAATGTTTTATGCAGTATGGCAGCTGTATGATCCACTTGCAACTCAGTACATCGAGTTTGAAAAGTTACCTTATCTAGTGGCAAATCTTGGTGCACCATTAG GCATACCTTTTCCTAATAAGGTTGCAGTGCACAATCTGAATTTGCCAATGAGGAATGATGATAAAATTCATTGCATTGATGTACTGCAAGCACTTCTGGAACGATTTTTAG GTAACATGGACCAAGCCGATACGGAGCACTATGATAACATGAAAAAGACTATCGATCAGAAACTTCAAGCCGCCTTTCCAATACGACAAAAGGATGACATGAAAACCACAACGATGGATCGCTTAAAAGAAGTTAAAGCTGCCTTAGTAATTCAGCGTCATTTTCGAAATTGGAAAGCGAAAACACAAAAGCTAGGCGAACCAAACAAGAAATACTCCAACGACAGCGTTTTTCACTCGTTTATTAGTGTTAGAGGAAGCAAAACGCCACACACAAACAGAACTCGTAAAAAACCTATACATAGATTGTTATCGGACGCGAAGGTCTCGAACCGAATACGAACAAGTACAATAACAACAATCTCTCCTATATTAGGAGTAAAAATAGGAGAACTATTAAATAATGGCAATAGCTCAATAGATAGTCACCGGTTGCGACGGTCCAGAAGTGCGCGTGAGAATAGTTCTGGAACTAATCTAAACTGTTTAAATGTAATTGAAAGACAACGTCCCGTGTCATGCACAGCAGATGGTAAATTACAGGTAACAACAGATGCCCAGGTGTACAGTAGTCTCGCCATTCGTTCTGATGTCGTTAGCGATTCTGAAGAATGCCCTACAAATAATGCAAACAATATCAAAATCAGCATTACTAATGCTGAAAGTGAGACTAATGTTGATTTTGAGGAAAACATTACACCGTTTCTTGACAAAGTCAATGTTCATTACAATATAACTGATTCGGAATCTTCCTTACCAGCTAGTATAGGTAACAGCAGCCTGGAAGATCTGTCATTTGTAACAATTTCCAATTCACAACAGTCATTAGTGCCGAAAGTATCAAAACGAAGGCAAGATTTGGCACTACCCCATGTAAAATtgtag